Within Pseudomonas tructae, the genomic segment CGCAGAATGTAATCGGCCACCTTGCGCAACGACGGTTGCAGTTCGGCGAGGCTTTGCGACAGCTTGCGCATGACCGGCGAGGCATAGACGGTGGTGTTCTTCGGCGTGCTCGACATCCGTTGCAAGGCTCCCTGAAAGATGGCTCGCAGTGTATCCCATGCCTTGCCCCGGCGCGCAGCCCAGGCAAGGCGCAGGCTTACTTGAGGCTACCGGCGAGAAACTGGCGCAGGCGCTCGGACTGTGGCCGGGCCAGCACTTCGCGCGGGTGGCCGCGTTCTTCGGCAATGCCCTGGTGCAGGAACAGCAACTGGTTGGACACTTCCCGGGCAAAGCCCATTTCATGGGTCACCACCACCATGGTCCGGCCTTCACTGGCCAGGTCCTGCATGACCTTGAGTACTTCGCCGACCAGCTCGGGGTCGAGCGCCGAGGTCGGTTCGTCGAACAGCATCACTTCCGGTTCCATGGCCAGGGCGCGGGCGATGGCCACCCGCTGCTGCTCGCCACCGGACATGTGTGCAGGGTAGGCATCGCGGCGATGGCTGACGCCGACCTTGTTCAGGTAGTGCTCGGCCTTGTCGCGGGCCTCTTTGCGGTTAATGCCCAGCACCTGCACCGGGGCCTCCATGACGTTGTCCAGGGCGCTCATGTGCGACCACAGGTTGAAGTGCTGAAAGACCATGCTCAGCCGTGCGCG encodes:
- a CDS encoding ABC transporter ATP-binding protein is translated as MNKLQINDLHKSYGNHQVLKGVSLQAQAGDVISIIGSSGSGKSTFLRCINLLEQPNAGKILVNGEQLKLRNCPRGGLRAADPRQLQRLRARLSMVFQHFNLWSHMSALDNVMEAPVQVLGINRKEARDKAEHYLNKVGVSHRRDAYPAHMSGGEQQRVAIARALAMEPEVMLFDEPTSALDPELVGEVLKVMQDLASEGRTMVVVTHEMGFAREVSNQLLFLHQGIAEERGHPREVLARPQSERLRQFLAGSLK